A section of the Macadamia integrifolia cultivar HAES 741 chromosome 9, SCU_Mint_v3, whole genome shotgun sequence genome encodes:
- the LOC122089969 gene encoding uncharacterized protein LOC122089969, whose amino-acid sequence MADGGLAVLDGSSLKAVDPRLPETDEPFTGIQVLEIAESQLSSFLFGISLPQNLKSAALKRINLDIGSFPDKELNREQASSKLKDYVIAIASELRDDPLVVSVLDGSPLKLFLEDEDDFAMLAENLFTDLDTEDKGKICTNQIRNALDRMGVEMGVPPFSVFPRLEDILKKNKAEGEEALGQAQFAQLLQNVLQELADVLAEKHVVVIQNIKIINGSKLKKFITDEKTLDDEIGKIFQNQCASGEGRTSAEIIRSYLEKNGPNLGLPPSEANEAVGLLYDQVFADVEEGKNTKKIDKDEFGGIVKDILEKFVEQLEANPVFHELDG is encoded by the exons ATGGCCGACGGAGGTCTGGCGGTGCTTGATGGTTCATCCCTCAAAGCCGTTGATCCCCGTCTCCCAGAAACGGATGAACCCTTTACCGGAATTCAGGTTCTTGAGATCGCAGAATCAcaactttcttcttttctcttcggCATCTCATTACCTCAAAACCTAAAGTCTGCAGCACTTAAACGGATAAACCTTGACATCGGTAGTTTCCCTGATAAAGAACTCAACAGAGAGCAAGCTTCTTCAAAGCTTAAAGACTATGTGATCGCTATTGCGTCTGAACTGAGAG ATGATCCCCTTGTCGTGTCGGTTTTGGACGGAAGCCCTCTTAAACTGTTCTTGGAGGACGAGGATGATTTCGCTATGCTGGCGGAGAATCTTTTTACTGATTTAGACACTGAGGATAAGGGGAAGATTTGTACAAATCAGATACGGAATGCTCTTGATCGTATGGGAGTAGAAATGGGCGTTCCTCCCTTCTCAG TGTTCCCTCGTCTGGAAGACATCCTGAAGAAAAACAAAGCTGAGGGGGAAGAAGCATTGGGTCAGGCACAATTTGCACAACTGCTTCAGAATGTCTTACAGGAATTAGCAGATGTCCTGGCTGAAAAGCACGTTGTTGTCATCCAGAACATCAAGATCATCAATGGTTCGAAGCTAAAAAAG TTCATCACTGATGAGAAGACATTGGATGATGAGATAGGAAAGATATTCCAAAACCAATGCGCTAGCGGAGAAGGAAGAACGAGCGCAGAAATAATCAGGAGTTATCTTGAGAAAAATGGACCTAACTTGGGCCTACCACCATCAGAAGCTAATGAGGCAGTGGGTCTTCTTTATGATCAGGTGTTTGCGGAtgtagaagaaggaaaaaacacTAAGAAAATTGATAAAGATGAGTTTGGGGGAATTGTGAAAGATATTCTTGAGAAATTTGTGGAACAGCTTGAAGCTAACCCTGTTTTTCATGAGCTTGACGGTTGA
- the LOC122089970 gene encoding beta-carotene isomerase D27, chloroplastic, with amino-acid sequence MEAKLVSQHIIVSSIIRGGQKVRRKKESSPVIVGVLLARPADTISKSTDPGIAYKDTWFDLIAINYLSQTLQSTTGIRNNKSGYDSLVEAATAAAQSFNPKEQQEVVVGALERAFPQPILSMIRTLTPQSKFTRECFAIFTTFFFAWLIGHSQVKKSEDGKAERNVVHIKKCRFLEETKCAGMCINLCKMPSQRFIKDSLGMPINMVPNFEDMSCEMIFGEDPPAPADDPALKQPCYKMLCKAKQKHSMDCSN; translated from the exons ATGGAAGCAAAGCTTGTATCACAGCATATAATTGTTTCCTCTATTATAAGAGGTGGCCAAAAAGTGAGACGGAAGAAAGAGTCTTCTCCAGTAATTGTTGGAGTATTGTTGGCAAGGCCTGCAGATACCATCTCCAAATCTACTGACCCAGGAATTGCTTATAAGGACACCTGGTTTGATCTTATCGCCATTAACTATCTCTCTCAGACTCTCCAATCTACAACAG GGATCAGAAATAACAAGAGTGGCTATGATAGCTTAGTGGAGGCGGCTACCGCGGCGGCGCAAAGCTTCAATCCCAAAGAACAACAGGAAGTGGTGGTTGGAGCTTTGGAGAGAGCCTTCCCACAGCCCATCCTCTCCATG ATCAGGACATTGACTCCACAGTCCAAATTTACAAGGGAATGCTTTGCTATCTTCACCACCTTCTTTTTCGCTTGGCTCATTGGACACAGTCAG GTAAAGAAATCAGAGGATGGAAAAGCAGAGAGGAACGTGGTCCACATCAAGAAATGCAG gtttctGGAGGAGACTAAGTGTGCAGGGATGTGCATCAACCTCTGCAAGATGCCATCTCAAAGGTTCATTAAGGACTCCTTAGGGATGCCAATCAATATGGTACCCA ATTTTGAAGATATGAGTTGCGAGATGATATTCGGAGAGGATCCTCCGGCACCAGCTGATGATCCAGCATTGAAGCAACCATGTTACAAGATGCTAT GCAAGGCAAAGCAAAAGCATAGTATGGATTGCTCCAACTAG